In Hevea brasiliensis isolate MT/VB/25A 57/8 unplaced genomic scaffold, ASM3005281v1 Scaf500, whole genome shotgun sequence, one genomic interval encodes:
- the LOC110659997 gene encoding uncharacterized protein LOC110659997 isoform X3, whose amino-acid sequence MERPCLDEREEEAQVMSEVHLGCPPGSSGPHMSHFTISIPPGVDHSRCKDLFKDEVIPTHQMICVDEDGDLVLNRRSNFPTLSFSVTIQHNITSSIPSVGLQVWKAELVLSDFVLHKMFTSSELDGISSLELGAGTGLVGMLLAHVAKTVFLTDRGTEILDNCARNVQLNSEVLNYQDAIHVHELDWLGSWPPALCLENSGDHKSYSWTPTEVEEAQGASLLLAADVIYSDDLTDALFSILERLMSLGSKKVLYLALEKRYNFSLDDLDVVANGYARFLGYLREEEEYEDLEYGSSPCFVGKRVDLSLIPQYVREYDRGDDVELWQIKKI is encoded by the exons ATGGAGCGGCCATGTTTAGATGAGAGGGAGGAGGAAGCTCAGGTGATGAGCGAAGTCCACCTTGGTTGCCCACCTGGCTCCTCTGGGCCACATATGTCCCATTTCACCATCTCCATTCCACCTG GTGTTGATCATAGCAGATGTAAGGATTTATTTAAAGATGAAGTAATACCTACGCACCAAATGATTTGTGTGGACGAAGATGGTGATCTTGTTCTAAACAGACGCAGCA ATTTTCCAACTCTTAGTTTTAGTGTAACCATCCAGCATAATATCACATCATCAATTCCAAGTGTGGGGTTGCAG GTTTGGAAGGCAGAACTGGTATTATCTGATTTTGTGCTGCATAAAATGTTTACTTCATCTGAATTGGATGGGATTAGTTCGCTAGAACTTGGTGCTGGAACTG GGCTGGTGGGTATGTTGCTTGCACATGTCGCTAAAACAGTGTTCCTAACAG ACCGTGGCACTGAAATCCTTGACAACTGTGCAAGGAATGTTCAACTCAATTCTGAAGTGTTAAACTATCAGGATGCAATTCATGTACACGAACTTGATTGGTTGGGTTCCTGGCCACCTGCATTATGCCTAGAAAATTCTGGAGATCATAAAAG TTATTCTTGGACCCCCACAGAAGTTGAAGAAGCTCAGGGGGCTTCTTTGCTTCTAGCTGCTGACGTGATATACAGTGATGATCTTACTGATGCTCTTTTCAGTATTCTAGAGAGACTAATGTCATTGGGTTCAAAAAAG GTTTTATACTTGGCATTGGAAAAGCGATACAACTTCAGTCTTGACGATCTTGATGTTGTCGCAAATGGCTATGCGCGTTTCCTAGGTTATCTTAGAGAAGAGGAAG AATATGAGGACCTTGAATATGGATCCTCCCCTTGTTTTGTGGGCAAACGTGTTGATCTTTCATTAATTCCACAATATGTTAGAGAGTATGACAGGGGAGATGATGTTGAACTTTGGCAGATCAA gaaaatttgA
- the LOC110659997 gene encoding uncharacterized protein LOC110659997 isoform X1 yields the protein MERPCLDEREEEAQVMSEVHLGCPPGSSGPHMSHFTISIPPGVDHSRCKDLFKDEVIPTHQMICVDEDGDLVLNRRSNFPTLSFSVTIQHNITSSIPSVGLQVWKAELVLSDFVLHKMFTSSELDGISSLELGAGTGLVGMLLAHVAKTVFLTDRGTEILDNCARNVQLNSEVLNYQDAIHVHELDWLGSWPPALCLENSGDHKSYSWTPTEVEEAQGASLLLAADVIYSDDLTDALFSILERLMSLGSKKVLYLALEKRYNFSLDDLDVVANGYARFLGYLREEEEYEDLEYGSSPCFVGKRVDLSLIPQYVREYDRGDDVELWQIKFGGRFQLKFIS from the exons ATGGAGCGGCCATGTTTAGATGAGAGGGAGGAGGAAGCTCAGGTGATGAGCGAAGTCCACCTTGGTTGCCCACCTGGCTCCTCTGGGCCACATATGTCCCATTTCACCATCTCCATTCCACCTG GTGTTGATCATAGCAGATGTAAGGATTTATTTAAAGATGAAGTAATACCTACGCACCAAATGATTTGTGTGGACGAAGATGGTGATCTTGTTCTAAACAGACGCAGCA ATTTTCCAACTCTTAGTTTTAGTGTAACCATCCAGCATAATATCACATCATCAATTCCAAGTGTGGGGTTGCAG GTTTGGAAGGCAGAACTGGTATTATCTGATTTTGTGCTGCATAAAATGTTTACTTCATCTGAATTGGATGGGATTAGTTCGCTAGAACTTGGTGCTGGAACTG GGCTGGTGGGTATGTTGCTTGCACATGTCGCTAAAACAGTGTTCCTAACAG ACCGTGGCACTGAAATCCTTGACAACTGTGCAAGGAATGTTCAACTCAATTCTGAAGTGTTAAACTATCAGGATGCAATTCATGTACACGAACTTGATTGGTTGGGTTCCTGGCCACCTGCATTATGCCTAGAAAATTCTGGAGATCATAAAAG TTATTCTTGGACCCCCACAGAAGTTGAAGAAGCTCAGGGGGCTTCTTTGCTTCTAGCTGCTGACGTGATATACAGTGATGATCTTACTGATGCTCTTTTCAGTATTCTAGAGAGACTAATGTCATTGGGTTCAAAAAAG GTTTTATACTTGGCATTGGAAAAGCGATACAACTTCAGTCTTGACGATCTTGATGTTGTCGCAAATGGCTATGCGCGTTTCCTAGGTTATCTTAGAGAAGAGGAAG AATATGAGGACCTTGAATATGGATCCTCCCCTTGTTTTGTGGGCAAACGTGTTGATCTTTCATTAATTCCACAATATGTTAGAGAGTATGACAGGGGAGATGATGTTGAACTTTGGCAGATCAAGTTTGGTGGCAGGTTTCAGCTTAAATTCATTTCTTAA
- the LOC110659997 gene encoding uncharacterized protein LOC110659997 isoform X2: MERPCLDEREEEAQVMSEVHLGCPPGSSGPHMSHFTISIPPGVDHSRCKDLFKDEVIPTHQMICVDEDGDLVLNRRSNFPTLSFSVTIQHNITSSIPSVGLQVWKAELVLSDFVLHKMFTSSELDGISSLELGAGTGLVGMLLAHVAKTVFLTDRGTEILDNCARNVQLNSEVLNYQDAIHVHELDWLGSWPPALCLENSGDHKSYSWTPTEVEEAQGASLLLAADVIYSDDLTDALFSILERLMSLGSKKVLYLALEKRYNFSLDDLDVVANGYARFLGYLREEEEYEDLEYGSSPCFVGKRVDLSLIPQYVREYDRGDDVELWQIKFGGRKI; the protein is encoded by the exons ATGGAGCGGCCATGTTTAGATGAGAGGGAGGAGGAAGCTCAGGTGATGAGCGAAGTCCACCTTGGTTGCCCACCTGGCTCCTCTGGGCCACATATGTCCCATTTCACCATCTCCATTCCACCTG GTGTTGATCATAGCAGATGTAAGGATTTATTTAAAGATGAAGTAATACCTACGCACCAAATGATTTGTGTGGACGAAGATGGTGATCTTGTTCTAAACAGACGCAGCA ATTTTCCAACTCTTAGTTTTAGTGTAACCATCCAGCATAATATCACATCATCAATTCCAAGTGTGGGGTTGCAG GTTTGGAAGGCAGAACTGGTATTATCTGATTTTGTGCTGCATAAAATGTTTACTTCATCTGAATTGGATGGGATTAGTTCGCTAGAACTTGGTGCTGGAACTG GGCTGGTGGGTATGTTGCTTGCACATGTCGCTAAAACAGTGTTCCTAACAG ACCGTGGCACTGAAATCCTTGACAACTGTGCAAGGAATGTTCAACTCAATTCTGAAGTGTTAAACTATCAGGATGCAATTCATGTACACGAACTTGATTGGTTGGGTTCCTGGCCACCTGCATTATGCCTAGAAAATTCTGGAGATCATAAAAG TTATTCTTGGACCCCCACAGAAGTTGAAGAAGCTCAGGGGGCTTCTTTGCTTCTAGCTGCTGACGTGATATACAGTGATGATCTTACTGATGCTCTTTTCAGTATTCTAGAGAGACTAATGTCATTGGGTTCAAAAAAG GTTTTATACTTGGCATTGGAAAAGCGATACAACTTCAGTCTTGACGATCTTGATGTTGTCGCAAATGGCTATGCGCGTTTCCTAGGTTATCTTAGAGAAGAGGAAG AATATGAGGACCTTGAATATGGATCCTCCCCTTGTTTTGTGGGCAAACGTGTTGATCTTTCATTAATTCCACAATATGTTAGAGAGTATGACAGGGGAGATGATGTTGAACTTTGGCAGATCAAGTTTGGTGGCAG gaaaatttgA